In the Marinomonas algicola genome, one interval contains:
- a CDS encoding TauD/TfdA family dioxygenase: MSSTIHFAQVETQHQYDDIDFPSIIANKDNIDSIDVACNWVSTHLDQLKKELAQSGVVLFRGFPLHSAEDFDKFSAAFGYEGFTYKESLSNAVRLNFTKRVFTANEAPKDVEIFLHHEMAQTPISPDKLFFFCLSPADQGGATPVCRSDRLFKKMQEVAPELAKAMEEKGLKYTTTMPGENDENSGQGRSWKSTLDCADMATAEDKLRQLGYSWKWEDDGSLKATTPVLPAVVELENGIKVFYNQLIAAYMGWKGVRENPSHAITYGDDSVIQAADLELINSLSSEFTFDVDWQTADMALVDNHMAMHGRRPYSGETKRQVLVALGKGS, translated from the coding sequence ATGTCTAGTACGATTCACTTCGCTCAGGTTGAAACTCAACATCAATATGATGACATTGATTTTCCAAGTATCATAGCGAATAAAGACAACATTGATTCTATTGATGTCGCTTGCAACTGGGTATCAACTCACTTAGATCAGTTAAAAAAAGAGCTGGCTCAATCGGGTGTGGTTCTTTTCCGAGGTTTCCCACTACACAGTGCAGAAGACTTTGATAAATTCTCAGCGGCCTTTGGTTACGAGGGCTTCACCTACAAAGAGTCATTATCGAATGCCGTAAGACTTAATTTCACTAAGCGCGTTTTCACAGCAAACGAAGCGCCAAAAGATGTCGAAATTTTCTTACATCATGAAATGGCGCAAACCCCTATTTCGCCTGATAAATTATTCTTTTTCTGCTTATCTCCAGCGGACCAAGGCGGTGCAACACCGGTATGCCGTTCGGATCGTTTATTTAAAAAAATGCAGGAAGTTGCGCCTGAGTTAGCCAAGGCAATGGAAGAAAAAGGATTGAAATACACCACCACTATGCCCGGAGAAAATGATGAAAACTCAGGTCAAGGGCGCAGCTGGAAAAGCACATTAGATTGTGCCGATATGGCTACGGCGGAAGATAAACTTCGTCAGTTAGGCTACTCATGGAAATGGGAAGACGATGGCAGTCTAAAAGCGACCACCCCCGTGTTACCCGCCGTTGTTGAATTAGAAAATGGCATAAAGGTTTTCTACAATCAACTTATTGCGGCCTATATGGGATGGAAAGGGGTGCGAGAGAATCCATCCCACGCCATTACCTATGGCGATGACAGCGTTATTCAAGCCGCTGACCTTGAGTTAATTAATAGCCTTTCTAGCGAGTTTACCTTTGATGTAGATTGGCAAACCGCCGACATGGCCTTAGTCGATAATCATATGGCGATGCACGGTCGTCGTCCATACAGCGGCGAAACGAAACGACAAGTATTGGTAGCGCTCGGTAAAGGGAGCTAA
- a CDS encoding c-type cytochrome: MIKKIKILPIMLSSLFIAAGSANAADLDKAVEIRQSYMQMIAFNMGVVGNMAKGKTDYDAQIALDAAQNLALLSKMNYQSMWPEGSSNSDLGNTRSKMEIWTDAAGFAEKHTDFVRRTDNLVSLANKGLGNLRSAVKEMGGSCGGCHQGFRTKK, encoded by the coding sequence ATGATAAAGAAAATAAAAATTTTACCTATCATGCTTTCTTCTCTATTTATTGCGGCGGGCTCGGCGAACGCAGCCGACTTAGATAAAGCCGTAGAAATACGCCAGTCTTACATGCAAATGATTGCCTTCAATATGGGCGTTGTCGGTAATATGGCAAAAGGAAAAACCGACTACGATGCACAAATAGCACTTGATGCCGCGCAAAACTTAGCCTTGCTTTCAAAAATGAATTATCAATCGATGTGGCCAGAAGGTTCCAGTAACAGCGACCTTGGTAACACTCGTTCAAAAATGGAAATTTGGACAGACGCGGCGGGCTTTGCTGAGAAACACACTGACTTTGTAAGACGTACAGATAATCTTGTCAGCCTAGCCAACAAAGGGCTTGGCAACCTGAGATCCGCAGTCAAAGAGATGGGCGGCAGCTGCGGTGGCTGCCATCAAGGGTTCAGAACAAAAAAATAG
- a CDS encoding aldo/keto reductase, which produces MPSTLPAVGFGLWKVPNEVCAETVYQAIKTGYRHIDSASDYGNEKETGEGIRRAIEDGLCTREELWITTKLWNTYHDQQNVVPALEHSLNELQLDYVDLFLIHFPIAQAFVPFETRYPAAWFFDPEAEQPEIKLAPVPLSETWAGMEATVEKGLAKQIGVCNYTSGLLHDLMNYAKIKPSVLQIESHPYLTQERLIRLAKSYHLDVTAFSPLGALSYLELDMAGAQESVLEQTAVKAAAERVGRTPAQVVLRWGVQRGTSIIPKTSKPERMIENLSLFDFELNEDEMDAISALNSNRRFNDPGHFCEAAFNTFYPIYD; this is translated from the coding sequence ATGCCATCTACTCTCCCTGCCGTAGGTTTCGGACTTTGGAAAGTGCCTAACGAAGTCTGCGCTGAAACCGTTTATCAAGCCATTAAAACAGGCTATCGCCATATCGACAGTGCCAGCGATTACGGCAATGAAAAAGAAACGGGAGAAGGCATTAGACGCGCAATTGAAGACGGTCTTTGTACTCGTGAAGAACTGTGGATTACCACTAAATTATGGAATACCTACCACGATCAACAAAATGTTGTGCCGGCACTCGAGCATTCCTTAAATGAGCTGCAACTTGATTATGTGGACCTGTTTTTAATACACTTCCCCATTGCGCAAGCATTTGTTCCTTTTGAAACACGTTACCCAGCGGCATGGTTTTTTGATCCAGAGGCCGAACAACCTGAAATTAAATTAGCGCCTGTGCCTTTAAGCGAAACATGGGCGGGAATGGAAGCAACCGTAGAAAAAGGCCTAGCGAAACAAATTGGTGTCTGCAACTACACATCAGGCTTGCTACATGACCTAATGAATTACGCAAAGATCAAACCGTCTGTGCTGCAAATCGAGTCACACCCTTATTTAACTCAAGAACGTCTTATTCGATTAGCAAAAAGCTACCACCTTGACGTGACCGCATTCTCTCCTCTTGGCGCCTTATCATACCTTGAACTTGATATGGCTGGTGCTCAAGAGTCAGTGTTAGAGCAAACCGCAGTAAAAGCCGCAGCGGAGCGTGTTGGTCGCACTCCGGCGCAAGTGGTTTTACGTTGGGGCGTGCAACGAGGGACTTCCATTATCCCAAAAACCAGCAAACCAGAACGTATGATAGAAAACCTATCCCTGTTTGACTTCGAATTAAACGAAGATGAAATGGACGCCATTTCAGCACTGAACAGCAATCGTCGCTTTAACGATCCTGGTCATTTCTGTGAAGCGGCGTTCAACACTTTTTATCCTATCTACGATTAA
- the rarD gene encoding EamA family transporter RarD has translation MISTPRSGTFLALSAFVLWGLTPVYFKWMAAENPLDIVANRVLWSVILLTIIISLMKKWSKVKAVFSSKAGALTLVATTLLIGLNWSVFIYAVSVDRMLETSLGYYINPLMTVGLGILFLKERPRFLQYVAMGCAMIGVSIQLFVLGYLPWISIVLALSFSVYGFLHKKTPTDSFSSLFIETAMLLPFALLFMGYLFQTGGEAVNNPVGPANRDWMTWLMLMLAGPVTTLPLLLFSSAAKKVPLSTLGFLQYVSPSMIFLLAIFVYKEPLLLETGLTFAFIWLGLVIFSIDSLRRKPSLRP, from the coding sequence ATGATCTCAACCCCTCGTTCCGGTACTTTTCTGGCGTTATCTGCATTCGTATTATGGGGCCTTACCCCTGTCTACTTTAAATGGATGGCCGCAGAGAACCCCTTAGACATTGTGGCGAATAGGGTGCTTTGGTCCGTGATTTTATTGACTATTATTATTAGTCTCATGAAAAAATGGTCAAAGGTGAAAGCCGTTTTTTCGTCAAAAGCCGGTGCGTTGACCTTAGTCGCAACCACTCTTTTAATTGGTCTGAATTGGTCTGTTTTTATTTATGCGGTCAGTGTTGATCGTATGCTGGAGACAAGTTTAGGTTATTATATTAACCCTCTCATGACCGTAGGGTTAGGGATCTTATTTCTAAAAGAAAGGCCGCGTTTTTTGCAATACGTCGCCATGGGATGCGCCATGATAGGGGTGAGCATACAACTTTTCGTGCTGGGTTATCTTCCTTGGATATCGATTGTGTTGGCGCTTTCTTTCAGTGTCTATGGGTTTTTACACAAAAAAACGCCGACAGACAGCTTCTCCTCGTTATTTATAGAAACGGCTATGCTGCTGCCTTTTGCATTGCTGTTTATGGGCTATCTTTTTCAAACGGGAGGAGAGGCAGTAAACAACCCTGTTGGGCCTGCCAATAGAGATTGGATGACTTGGCTAATGCTCATGCTCGCGGGACCTGTAACGACCTTACCTTTATTGCTTTTTTCATCTGCGGCTAAAAAGGTTCCATTGAGTACCTTAGGCTTTTTGCAGTATGTTTCGCCCAGTATGATTTTTCTTTTAGCCATCTTTGTTTATAAGGAACCGTTGCTTTTGGAAACGGGGTTAACCTTTGCTTTTATTTGGCTTGGTTTGGTTATCTTTTCGATTGATTCGCTTAGAAGAAAACCGTCGCTTCGGCCTTAG